The segment TCGATCTGGAAAGCGCCGACGAGATGTTCATCACCTCGACGACGCGCGGCGTCTCGCCGGTGGTGAACGTGGACGGCCGTCCGGTCGGATCGGGGAAACCGGGCCCGATCACCAGCCGGCTGATCGAGCGCTACGAGCGCCGCGCCCGGGAGATGAGCTTCGGCGAGCAGGAGCCGGTGAAGTCTCCCGCCTGACAGGAGAATCCGTCAGGCGGACGCCTCCCAGTCCTCCATCGGCGGGCACGCACAAATCAGATTGCGATCGCCGTACGGGTTGTCGATGCGCGACACCGACGGCCACACCTTGTTGGCGCGCACCCACGGCAGCGGATACGCCGCCTGCTCGCGCGGATAGGGGTGCGTCCAGCTGTCCGCCGTGACGGCGTCGGCGGTGTGCGGCGCGTTCTTCAGCACGTTGTCCTTCGCGTCGGCCTGACCGTCGAGGACCGCCTGGATCTCCTTGCGGATGGCGATCAGCGCGTCGCAGAACCGATCCAGCTCCGCCTTCGGCTCGCTCTCCGTCGGCTCGATCATCATCGTCCCGGGGACCGGGAACGAGACGGTCGGCGCGTGGAACCCGTAGTCCATCAGCCGCTTGGCCACGTCCTGCTCGTCGACCGATCGCGCCGCGGCATGCTTGAACGGACGCAGGTCGAAGATCATCTCGTGCGCCACGCGGCCGCTGTGGTTCGCGTAGAGCACGTCGTAGTGCGCCTCGAGCCGCGCCTTGATGTAGTTGGCGTTGAGGATGGCGATGCGGGTCGCCTCCGTCATTCCCTCGGCGCCGAGCATGCGCACGTAGCCGTACGAGATCAGCAGGATGCTGGCGCTGCCCCAGGGGGCCGCGGAGACGGCGGGAATCGCCTTGGCGCCGCCGACCGGGACCACGGGGTGGCCGGGCAGGTACGGCACGAGGTGCTTCGCCACGCCGATCGGCCCCATGCCGGGGCCGCCGCCGCCGTGTGGAATCGCGAAGGTCTTGTGCAGGTTCAGGTGGCACACGTCCGCGCCGATCGACGCCGGACTGGTGAGCCCCACCTGCGCGTTCATGTTCGCGCCGTCCATGTAGACCTGTCCGCCGAACTCGTGGACGATCGCGCACATCTCGCGGATCCGCTCCTCGAAGATGCCGTAGGTGGACGGGTAGGTCACCATGAGGGCGGCGAGCGCGTCCTTGTGCTGCTGGGCTTTCGCACGCAGGTCGTCGACTTCGATGTAGCCGCGGCTGTCGCACGCGACCACGACGACGCGCAGACCAGCCATCGAGGCGCTCGCCGGATTGGTGCCGTGCGCCGACGCCGGGATCAGCACCACGTCGCGGCGCCCCTCGCCGCGGTCGCGGTGATAGGCGCGGATGGTCATCAGCCCGGCAAACTCCCCTTGCGCGCCGGAGTTGGGTTGGAGCGACATCCCCGCGAAGCCGGTGATCTCGCAGAGCGCCGCCTCCAGATCGCGGAACACCTCGGCATAGCCGCGCGCCTGGTCCGCCGGCGCGAACGGGTGCATCCGGCTGAACTCCGGCCAGGTGACCGGCAGCATCTCTGCCGCCGCGTTCAGCTTCATGGTGCACGAGCCGAGGGGAATCATCGAGGTGTCGAGGCCGACGTCCTTGCGCTCCAGGCTGCGGATGTAGCGCATCATCTCGGTCTCCGAGTGATGCGTGTTGAACACCGGATGCGTCAGGTACTCGCTCTGCCGGCGCAGGTGGATCGGCGCCTTGATGGTCGGCGGCGCGCCGTCCTTGTACACCGGCGTCCCACCCGTGAACGCCTTGACGATGTCGGCGACGTCGTCGATCGTCGTCGTCTCGTCGACGGAAATGCCGATGGCGCCGTCGGCGAAGTAGCGGAAGTTCATCCCCGCCGCCACGGCGGCGCGGCTCACCGAGGCCGCATTCGCCCCTTCGACGCGCAAGGTGTCGAAGTACGCCGCGTTGGTCTGGCGCAGTCCGGCCGCGACCAGCGCGTCCTCGACCGCGCGGGCCATTCCGTGGATGCGCTCGCCGATGGCGCGCAGCCCCTTCGGGCCGTGGAACACCGCGTACATCGCCGCGATGTTCGCGAGCAGCGCCTGCGCGGTGCAGATGTTCGAGGTCGCTTTCTCGCGCCGGATGTGCTGCTCGCGCGTCTGCAGCGCCATGCGATAGGCGCGGCGTCCGCGGGCATCCACGGAGACGCCGATGATCCGTCCCGGCGCCTGCCGGACGTACGCTTCGCGCGTCGCGAAGAAGGCGGCGTGCGGGCCGCCGTAGCCGAGCGGCACGCCGAAGCGCTGTGAGTTGCCGACC is part of the Vicinamibacterales bacterium genome and harbors:
- the gcvP gene encoding aminomethyl-transferring glycine dehydrogenase; amino-acid sequence: MTTKTPAPPRAANPDAFQHRHIGPSAAAQDAMLRTIGVPSLDALIEQTIPSGIRFSKGLELPPAETEAEYLRRLRLVAAKNHVVRSYIGMGYYDTVTPAVILRNVFENPGWYTPYTPYQAEIAQGRLESLLNFQTMVRDLTGMEIASASLLDEGTAAAEAMTMFHRLNTKSAPAGQPSVFLVSSRTFPQTIDVLRGRAEPLDIRLGIGDPETMSMDGAFGILLQYPDDHGEIGDLRPIIERAHQAGLLVAVASDLMALTLLVPPGEMGADAVVGNSQRFGVPLGYGGPHAAFFATREAYVRQAPGRIIGVSVDARGRRAYRMALQTREQHIRREKATSNICTAQALLANIAAMYAVFHGPKGLRAIGERIHGMARAVEDALVAAGLRQTNAAYFDTLRVEGANAASVSRAAVAAGMNFRYFADGAIGISVDETTTIDDVADIVKAFTGGTPVYKDGAPPTIKAPIHLRRQSEYLTHPVFNTHHSETEMMRYIRSLERKDVGLDTSMIPLGSCTMKLNAAAEMLPVTWPEFSRMHPFAPADQARGYAEVFRDLEAALCEITGFAGMSLQPNSGAQGEFAGLMTIRAYHRDRGEGRRDVVLIPASAHGTNPASASMAGLRVVVVACDSRGYIEVDDLRAKAQQHKDALAALMVTYPSTYGIFEERIREMCAIVHEFGGQVYMDGANMNAQVGLTSPASIGADVCHLNLHKTFAIPHGGGGPGMGPIGVAKHLVPYLPGHPVVPVGGAKAIPAVSAAPWGSASILLISYGYVRMLGAEGMTEATRIAILNANYIKARLEAHYDVLYANHSGRVAHEMIFDLRPFKHAAARSVDEQDVAKRLMDYGFHAPTVSFPVPGTMMIEPTESEPKAELDRFCDALIAIRKEIQAVLDGQADAKDNVLKNAPHTADAVTADSWTHPYPREQAAYPLPWVRANKVWPSVSRIDNPYGDRNLICACPPMEDWEASA